The Aurantiacibacter gangjinensis genome includes a region encoding these proteins:
- a CDS encoding glutamate synthase subunit beta, giving the protein MGKETGFLEIEREDRSYADPAERLTHYREFTIQPTEEKLQNQAARCMNCGIPYCHNGCPVNNIIPDWNHLVYEGDWKNALEVLHSTNNFPEFTGRICPAPCEASCTLNITDEPVTIKSIECAIIDRGWKEGWVAPQPPERQTGKSVAVVGSGPAGMACAQQLARAGHSVTVFEKSDRVGGLLRYGIPDFKMEKSLINRRAVQMEAEGVTFKTSTEVGVDVSVKSLKENFDAIVLAGGAENARPLQIPGAELPGVRLAMEFLTQQNKRNAGDDETRAAPRGTLTATGKHVIVIGGGDTGSDCVGTSNRQGAKSVTQIEIMPQPPERENKLLTWPDWPMKLRTSSSHEEGVDRDWAVLTKEVVGTDGEVTGLKCVRADWSDGRLQEVPDSEFTLPADLILLAMGFLGPRKQGMLDQTGVQLTDRGNVDADTRDYRTSKAQVWACGDMRRGQSLVVWAIREGRQCAASVDEALMGTTQMPR; this is encoded by the coding sequence ATGGGAAAAGAAACCGGCTTTCTCGAAATCGAGCGCGAGGATCGCAGTTATGCCGATCCGGCGGAGCGGCTGACGCATTACCGCGAATTCACCATCCAGCCGACTGAGGAGAAGCTGCAGAACCAGGCAGCGCGCTGCATGAATTGCGGCATTCCGTACTGTCACAACGGCTGCCCGGTGAACAATATCATCCCGGACTGGAACCACCTCGTTTACGAAGGCGACTGGAAGAACGCGCTCGAAGTGCTGCATTCCACCAACAACTTTCCCGAATTCACCGGTCGCATCTGCCCCGCGCCATGCGAGGCGAGCTGCACGCTCAACATCACGGACGAGCCGGTGACGATCAAGAGCATCGAATGTGCCATCATAGATCGCGGCTGGAAGGAAGGCTGGGTGGCGCCGCAGCCGCCTGAACGCCAGACCGGCAAGAGCGTCGCCGTCGTCGGGAGCGGGCCTGCCGGCATGGCCTGCGCCCAACAGCTGGCGCGCGCCGGGCACAGTGTTACCGTGTTCGAGAAGAGCGACCGGGTGGGCGGCCTGCTGCGCTACGGCATTCCCGACTTCAAGATGGAGAAAAGCCTCATCAACCGCCGCGCGGTGCAGATGGAGGCGGAAGGCGTCACGTTCAAAACCAGCACCGAGGTCGGCGTCGACGTGTCGGTGAAATCGCTGAAAGAGAATTTCGATGCCATCGTGCTGGCAGGCGGCGCGGAGAATGCGCGCCCGCTGCAGATTCCCGGCGCGGAACTGCCCGGCGTGCGCCTAGCCATGGAATTCCTCACCCAGCAGAACAAGCGCAATGCGGGCGACGATGAAACCCGCGCCGCCCCGCGCGGCACGCTGACGGCGACCGGCAAGCATGTGATCGTGATCGGCGGCGGCGATACCGGCAGCGATTGCGTGGGCACCAGCAATCGGCAGGGCGCGAAAAGCGTAACCCAGATCGAAATCATGCCCCAGCCGCCCGAACGCGAAAACAAGCTGCTCACCTGGCCCGATTGGCCGATGAAGCTGCGAACGTCCTCTAGTCACGAGGAAGGCGTCGACCGCGACTGGGCCGTGCTGACCAAGGAAGTGGTGGGCACGGATGGCGAAGTCACCGGCCTGAAATGCGTGCGCGCCGACTGGTCGGATGGCCGCTTGCAGGAAGTGCCGGACAGCGAATTCACCCTGCCTGCCGATCTCATCCTGCTGGCCATGGGCTTTCTCGGCCCGCGCAAGCAGGGAATGCTGGATCAGACCGGAGTGCAACTGACGGATCGCGGCAATGTCGACGCCGACACTCGAGACTACCGCACCAGCAAGGCGCAGGTCTGGGCGTGCGGAGACATGCGGCGCGGGCAATCGCTTGTCGTCTGGGCCATCCGCGAGGGCCGCCAATGCGCGGCGAGCGTGGACGAAGCGCTGATGGGAACGACGCAGATGCCGCGCTAG